From Pyrenophora tritici-repentis strain M4 chromosome 1, whole genome shotgun sequence, the proteins below share one genomic window:
- a CDS encoding DUF4401 domain containing protein — translation MAFNCSDTPEFTTTDAGVAGAGTLLSFIITNILSILLSATIILLGLRKSTSAPISRKLLQSFSDQQILTGIGIQSVGLAKMQTMIPYHFFIIWLLSLLSTATNLATLLALVNDFRRDWVLRWFRQIFMLVNMVLGIISGIFILQTVTKNMEPKLPIACVWEVEGKDTAAPNAALSVTGTIAVIAGQVVTFGFATWYLHNRDNPKWLKTVQIVGLFACVAMGVGATVRVVLESQAFGHPPQAINLQGSPEGNWSFGQLLPLLLLALPVVSTIEIARGEELKPKSRVDEDTVPLYASGSDVEFQPNPVVGSATSLFRK, via the exons ATGGCGTTCAACTGCTCAGACACCCCAGAATTCACTACCACAGATGCCGGAGTCGCCGGCGCAGGT ACGCTCCTCTCCTTCATAATCACAAACATcctctccatcctcctctCCGCAACCATAATCCTTCTCGGTCTCCGCAAATCCACCTCAGCACCCATATCACGCAAGCTCTTGCAATCCTTCTCTGATCAACAAATTCTCACCGGCATCGGCATCCAATCCGTCGGACTCGCAAAAATGCAAACAATGATACCTTACCATTTTTTCATAATCTGGCTCTTGAGTCTGCTCTCCACAGCCACAAATCTAGCGACGCTACTTGCGCTTGTCAACGACTTTCGTCGCGACTGGGTGCTGAGATGGTTCAGGCAGATATTCATGCTGGTGAATATGGTGTTGGGAATTATATCGGGTATCTTCATTTTGCAGACTGTCACTAAGAATATGGAGCCTAAACTGCCCATTGCATGTGTTTGGGAAGTCGAGGGTAAAGACACGGCGGCGCCTAACGCGGCACTTAGTGTTACGGGTACGATCGCCGTTATCGCTGGGCAGGTTGTTACGTTTGGGTTTGCAACGTGGTATCTGCACAACCGCGACAACCCCAAATGGCTGAAGACGGTGCAGATAGTGGGACTGTTTGCCTGTGTCGCCATGGGTGTTGGGGCGACGGTGCGAGTGGTGCTGGAGAGTCAGGCATTTGGCCATCCGCCCCAAGCAATCAATTTGCAGGGGTCTCCAGAGGGCAATTGGAGTTTTGGACAACTTTTGCCGTTGTTGCTATTGGCGCTGCCGGTTGTTAGTACGATTGAGATTGCGAGAGGAGAGGAGCTTAAGCCGAAGAGCAGGGTGGATGAGGATACGGTGCCGCTTTATGCTAGTGGGAGTGATGTGGAGTTTCAGCCCAATCCGGTGGTGGGGAGTGCGACGAGTTTATTTAGGAAGTAA